One genomic window of Chiloscyllium punctatum isolate Juve2018m chromosome 23, sChiPun1.3, whole genome shotgun sequence includes the following:
- the LOC140494232 gene encoding interleukin-18-like, whose protein sequence is MEKWRKLRPVEFENGILWLEESPRDFEEDCLEFSHKDSVFVKDFHQKLLVFTGKQSCGEAKFRDLNKKEKADAMRPDNLVNGIKFDVIYHELTNCKTCGFKDSFPVSFVVHYNSKTYQMSCSESKCIEFLEQNTTAEEIVDRSKRNIIFYRKVLEGQFSMFESELARGYWLCAEDEKGLYKLALKEVKVDVDEGTLLRLAPCSKK, encoded by the exons ATGGAAAAGTGGCGGAAACTGAGACCAGTTGAGTTCGAGAATGGCATCTTGTGGCTTGAAG AATCTCCAAGAG ATTTCGAGGAAGACTGTCTCGAATTTTCACACAAGGACAGTGTGTTTGTGAAGGATTTTCATCAGAAACTATTGGTATTCACAGGAAAACAAAGTTGCGGAGAAGCAAAATTTCGTGATCTGAATAAGAAAGAAAAGGCTGATG CAATGAGGCCTGACAACTTAGTGAATG GCATCAAGTTTGACGTAATTTACCACGAGTTAACAAACTGCAAAACATGTGGATTCAAGGATTCATTTCCAGTCTCCTTTGTAGTTCATTACAACTCAAAGACATATCAAATGTCATGCAGCGAGTCCAAATGTATTGAATTTCTA gagCAGAATACCACAGCAGAAGAAATAGTGGATAGGAGCAAACGCAACATCATATTCTACAGGAAAGTTCTCGAGGGACAATTTTCAATGTTTGAATCGGAGTTGGCACGTGGTTACTGGTTGTGTGCAGAAGATGAAAAGGGACTTTATAAATTAGCATTGAAGGAGGTGAAAGTAGATGTTGACGAAGGAACCCTGCTGAGGTTGGCACCGTGTAGCAAAAAATAG